The following are encoded in a window of Echinicola jeungdonensis genomic DNA:
- a CDS encoding HesB/IscA family protein → MIIVSDKAKARINELREQESRSEEENIRVSVKGGGCSGLMYDLGFDANIAENDQVFEDKGIKIIVDKKSLLYLAGTTLEFTDGLNGKGFQFVNPNASRTCGCGESFSI, encoded by the coding sequence ATGATCATCGTTTCAGATAAAGCTAAAGCACGTATTAATGAATTAAGAGAGCAGGAAAGCCGAAGCGAAGAGGAAAACATCCGGGTTTCGGTAAAAGGTGGAGGATGCTCAGGTCTGATGTATGACCTGGGTTTTGATGCCAACATTGCTGAAAATGATCAGGTTTTTGAAGACAAAGGCATTAAAATCATTGTGGACAAAAAAAGCCTCCTATACCTGGCTGGTACTACCTTGGAATTTACAGATGGATTAAATGGAAAAGGTTTCCAATTTGTCAACCCCAATGCTTCCAGAACCTGCGGATGCGGTGAAAGTTTCTCGATTTAA